Within the Pseudomonadota bacterium genome, the region GCGGCGCTGCCGTAGCAGCCGATCGCAAAGAGCGCGATCGCGAGCCCGGTGGTTGTTCCTCGAGACATCGTCATTCTCTTCGAAGCGAGCGTATCACAGCTCCAGGCGATTAGCGTTCGTTTGCGCACTGCGGGTCGTCGGCGAGGGGATCGCCCGAGACCGCGCTCGCGAGCGCGCGGCAGCCGGCGCAGCCCGGGAGGTCGCAGGCCGCGCAGCGCGGGCCCGAGAGGCGAGGGCGGATCGCGTCCGGCGCCCAGGCGGCGAGCCGCTCCCGGATCGCCGCGAACGGCTCCTCGAGGACGTTGCCGACGGCGATCGGCAGGCGCCGGCACGGGTACACCGTCCCGTCGGGCATGAGGCACATCGAGTCCGGCCCGAGGTTGCAAAGCGCGCCCGAGAGCGGCTCGTCGGCGCCCGGGCTCGTGTCCACCCAGAACGCCCGGTGCGCGAGCAGATCCCCGGGCTCCGCGTCGACGCCGGCGGCGGCGGCGATCGCGCGCGCGGCCGCGCTCCACTCCCGCGGGCCGAGGAGATCGCCGCGCATGGCGGCGCCCCGCCCGAGCGGGACGAACCTCTCGAAGATGACGCCGGAAGCCCCGCTCTCCCGGGCCAGGTCGACGGCGGAGGCGATCGACGCGGCGTTGCGTCTCGAGAGCGTGAGCATGAGCACGACCGGGCGACCGGTCGCGAGGAATCGCGGGAGGTTTTGCATCACCGCGTCGAAGTGGCCGGGCCAGCGCAGCGCATCGTCGATCCCACGATCGCCGCCCTCGATCGAGATCTTGAAGCACCCGAGCTTGGGGAGCGCCGCGATCTCGTCGAGGACCGCGCGATCGGCGATCGTCCCGTTCGTGATGACGTTCACCTCGTCGAGCGCCTCGTGGCGGTGCAGGGCGCCGAGAAGATCGGTGAGGCGCGGCTGGAGGAACGGCTCGCCGCCGGTGACGTTGATCGAGACGCGGTGGTCGCGCAACCCGCCGAGCACTCGCCCGGCGACGTCGACGAGGCCGCCCAGCCCGAGCTCGCGCGCGCTCGTGAAGTCGGACTGATAGCAGTGCGCGCAGCTGCCGTCGCACCTGTCCGTCACGTGCCACTGGAAGCCGAATTCGCGCATGCGGAGAGTATTACTCCGGAAAACGGTCGAAGATGAAGGGGGTTCAGCGAATGAGAGCGCGACTCTAGTCGGTCAGCAGGCGAATGTTGTCGACATAGACGTCGTTGCCGTATCCGGAATTGGCGACGAGCCGGAACTGGGCGGTCGCGCTGCCGGCGAGCTCGGTCGAGAGATCCACGAGCTCCGCGGCCCACGCGTCACCTTCGCTCGAGTAGCGCAGGAATAGCGGACCGACGTTGGTCCAAGCCGTGCCGTCGAATACCTGCACCTGGATACTGTCGTTGGCGTAGCCATAGCCGTCGTCGTGGAACATGTCGAACGAGAGAAACGCAACCGTCGCTGTAGACAGATCGATCGCTGCCGACTCGAGGCTCGCCGTGTCACCGCTGTAGTCGTAGGAATTGAAACGCGCGATGTACGAGCCATCGGTTGGCGCACCGCCGGCCGGGTTCACCGTCGCCGCGGCCTGTGCCCAAGTCGCAGTTCCGGTCGGCGCGCCGAGGGTGAGGTTGGTGGGCGGCCACGCCTCGAAGCTCTCGGACCACAGAACCGTCAGCGCCACGATGGAGTCCACCGTGACGGTCACCGTGTAGTCGACCGCCGGGAAGCCGGTGGCGG harbors:
- a CDS encoding radical SAM protein, whose translation is MREFGFQWHVTDRCDGSCAHCYQSDFTSARELGLGGLVDVAGRVLGGLRDHRVSINVTGGEPFLQPRLTDLLGALHRHEALDEVNVITNGTIADRAVLDEIAALPKLGCFKISIEGGDRGIDDALRWPGHFDAVMQNLPRFLATGRPVVLMLTLSRRNAASIASAVDLARESGASGVIFERFVPLGRGAAMRGDLLGPREWSAAARAIAAAAGVDAEPGDLLAHRAFWVDTSPGADEPLSGALCNLGPDSMCLMPDGTVYPCRRLPIAVGNVLEEPFAAIRERLAAWAPDAIRPRLSGPRCAACDLPGCAGCRALASAVSGDPLADDPQCANER